The proteins below come from a single Pseudomonadota bacterium genomic window:
- a CDS encoding Fic family protein — protein MKFDPTKPYNDLPMLPPKTDLETKAILKKAITAGRALAELKGLGETIPNQSILINSLVLQEAKASSEIENIITTNDALFRAFAAKTSQIDPATKEVLRYREALWEGFNLLKEKQLLTTNLLVKIYQTIKQNNSGIRNTPGTKIANAATGEVVFTPPEGEQIIRDKLANLEKYIHEENTVDHLIKLAVIHYQFETIHPFSDGNGRTGRILNILYLEFNELLDLPVLYLSKYIIEKKTEYYRLLRKVTEFDEWEPWIVYMLDAIEQTALFTKNKIIQIRDLLEDTLKVAKKKLPERVYSKELIELLFHQPYTKGEFLVEEGIAKRQTAAEYLKALEKVGILKSQKLGKERLYLNVKLYELLSG, from the coding sequence ATGAAATTTGATCCGACAAAACCTTACAACGATTTACCTATGCTACCCCCAAAAACTGACCTTGAAACTAAGGCAATACTCAAAAAGGCGATCACTGCGGGACGTGCTTTAGCGGAACTGAAAGGGCTTGGCGAGACAATCCCAAACCAGTCTATTCTCATAAATTCGCTGGTATTACAGGAAGCGAAAGCCAGTTCAGAAATTGAAAATATTATCACTACGAATGATGCCCTGTTTCGTGCATTTGCTGCGAAAACGAGTCAGATTGATCCTGCAACAAAAGAAGTTCTCCGTTATAGAGAAGCTTTATGGGAAGGCTTCAACCTGCTAAAGGAAAAACAATTGCTGACAACAAACCTCTTAGTTAAAATCTATCAAACAATCAAACAGAACAATTCAGGCATAAGAAATACCCCTGGCACAAAGATAGCAAATGCCGCAACCGGGGAGGTTGTTTTTACGCCACCTGAGGGAGAACAGATTATTAGGGATAAACTGGCAAATCTCGAAAAATATATTCATGAGGAGAATACGGTAGACCACCTTATTAAGCTTGCAGTAATCCACTATCAGTTTGAAACTATCCATCCTTTTTCTGACGGTAATGGAAGAACGGGGAGGATTCTCAATATCCTTTATCTCGAATTCAACGAACTGCTCGATTTGCCTGTTCTTTACCTTAGTAAGTATATAATTGAAAAAAAAACGGAATACTACCGTCTCTTGCGCAAAGTTACAGAATTTGATGAGTGGGAACCGTGGATTGTCTATATGCTGGATGCCATCGAACAAACCGCTCTGTTCACCAAAAACAAAATTATTCAGATCAGAGACCTCTTGGAAGACACGCTTAAAGTGGCGAAGAAAAAGCTCCCTGAACGGGTTTACTCAAAGGAGCTTATAGAACTGTTGTTTCACCAGCCGTATACAAAAGGCGAGTTTCTTGTTGAAGAAGGAATAGCAAAACGGCAGACGGCGGCAGAGTATTTAAAGGCCCTTGAGAAGGTCGGGATTCTTAAAAGCCAGAAACTTGGTAAAGAGAGGTTGTATCTCAACGTGAAGCTATATGAGTTGTTATCAGGTTAA
- a CDS encoding class I SAM-dependent DNA methyltransferase, giving the protein MPKGKTLAAKKNDNGANLGFEQKLWQTADKLRNNMDAAEYKHVVLGLIFLKYISDAFEEHHKKLEKQNADPKSDMYVKDPAARYEVMEDRDEYLAENVFWVPKEARWDYLQKNAKKPTIGKIVDDAMDVIERDNPSLKGVLPKNYARPALDKQRLGELIDIIGTIGLGDAENRSKDILGRVYEYFLGQFADAEGKKGGQFYTPRSIVRVLVEMLEPYKGRVFDPCCGSGGMFVQSEKFVQARGGRIGDIAIYGQESNQTTWRLCKMNLAIRGIDADIQWNNEGSFLNDAHKDLKANYILANPPFNDSDWKGDLLRDDARWKYGMPPTGNANFAWVQHFIYHLSPAGITGFVLANGSMSSNTSGEGDIRKNIIEADIVDCMIALPTQLFYNTMIPACLWFVARDKKNHKYRDRRGEVLFIDARKMGILVDRRHRELSEEEVQKIALTYHAWRGEGGTYEDVKGFCKSVTLEDIRGHGHVLTPGRYVGAEAVEDDGEPFHEKITRLTTTLKEQFAESARLEAEIKKNLRGLGYEI; this is encoded by the coding sequence ATGCCGAAGGGTAAAACATTGGCTGCGAAGAAAAACGATAACGGGGCAAATCTTGGCTTTGAGCAAAAGCTCTGGCAGACGGCTGATAAGCTAAGAAACAACATGGACGCTGCCGAGTATAAGCACGTCGTCCTTGGCCTGATTTTTCTGAAATACATATCAGACGCATTTGAAGAGCATCACAAAAAGCTGGAAAAGCAGAACGCCGACCCTAAAAGCGACATGTATGTGAAGGACCCAGCCGCCCGTTACGAAGTCATGGAAGACCGCGACGAGTACCTCGCAGAAAACGTCTTCTGGGTGCCGAAAGAGGCACGATGGGACTACCTGCAAAAAAACGCAAAAAAGCCAACCATAGGCAAAATTGTTGATGACGCCATGGACGTCATAGAAAGAGATAACCCCTCACTCAAAGGCGTGCTCCCGAAGAACTACGCCCGCCCAGCCCTTGATAAGCAACGCCTCGGAGAGCTAATAGATATCATAGGCACAATAGGGCTCGGCGATGCGGAAAACAGGAGCAAAGACATACTCGGCAGAGTATACGAATACTTCCTCGGACAGTTCGCAGACGCAGAAGGCAAAAAAGGCGGACAGTTCTACACCCCACGAAGTATAGTAAGAGTGCTCGTAGAAATGCTTGAACCTTACAAAGGACGCGTTTTTGACCCCTGCTGCGGCTCAGGAGGCATGTTCGTCCAAAGCGAAAAGTTCGTACAAGCACGCGGCGGAAGAATAGGCGATATTGCCATTTATGGGCAGGAGTCCAACCAGACCACCTGGCGCTTGTGCAAGATGAACCTTGCTATCCGGGGAATAGACGCAGACATCCAATGGAACAACGAAGGCAGCTTCCTGAACGACGCCCATAAAGACCTCAAAGCAAACTACATACTCGCAAATCCACCCTTTAACGACTCAGACTGGAAAGGCGACCTCCTCAGGGATGATGCGCGGTGGAAATACGGCATGCCGCCCACCGGTAATGCTAACTTTGCATGGGTCCAACACTTCATATATCACTTATCACCAGCAGGGATAACAGGCTTCGTGCTTGCCAACGGTTCAATGTCATCCAACACCTCAGGCGAAGGAGACATAAGAAAGAACATCATAGAAGCCGACATTGTGGATTGCATGATAGCACTCCCAACACAGCTATTCTACAACACGATGATTCCTGCCTGCCTCTGGTTTGTTGCCAGGGATAAGAAGAACCATAAATACCGCGACAGGCGCGGAGAAGTTCTCTTCATTGATGCTCGCAAAATGGGCATACTTGTGGACAGGCGGCACCGAGAACTTTCAGAAGAGGAAGTCCAGAAGATAGCCTTAACATACCACGCATGGCGGGGTGAGGGCGGAACATACGAAGACGTCAAAGGATTCTGCAAATCCGTAACGCTGGAAGATATACGCGGGCACGGCCATGTCCTCACGCCGGGGCGCTACGTGGGCGCAGAGGCGGTTGAGGACGATGGTGAGCCCTTCCATGAGAAGATAACCCGCCTCACCACCACGCTCAAAGAGCAGTTTGCAGAATCAGCACGACTGGAAGCCGAGATAAAGAAAAATTTAAGAGGGCTGGGCTATGAAATTTGA
- a CDS encoding S1 RNA-binding domain-containing protein, with translation MSEEKIEMSYQEGKISNEETGGEDDFAVLFEKSSKLPGRLEPGQKVTSRVASISGDFVYINLDGKSEGVIDLKEFKDEHGGYTVQVDDEIEAFFVTFQNGVKRLTTLRHGLSTLDLNGIRNAYDADLPVSGKVVSEQKGGFEIHVGKVRCFCPFSQIDLKGSREKDAYLGQTFPFKVLEYEEDGRNIILSRRALLEEEQQIKRDNIRETLEVGMELTGTVRSIQRFGAFVDLGGIDGLIPLSEIGWERIEKPEDALYVGQEVTVRIIALDWEKNRLTLSLKATQPDPFLSAAEKYPVDSLVHGTIVSLAPYGAFVNLEPGVDGLIHISKFGAGRRIKHPKEVVEVGQLVEVYVREVDIKSKRISLSMEQKLESEMIAMPQVGDILDGIVEKALPSGVLLKMNNGIAGFIPNSEMGTPRGANHNRMFPVGTGMQVIVKEVDVIRNRMILSRSGVAEKLEQEELSRYRGEVMKDESTGSGLGNLGELLRAAMDKNNETKKQKAGDKKVKPPAYT, from the coding sequence ATGTCAGAAGAAAAGATTGAAATGAGCTATCAAGAAGGGAAGATTTCCAATGAAGAGACCGGAGGGGAAGATGATTTTGCAGTGTTGTTTGAAAAAAGCAGCAAGCTTCCAGGGCGGCTTGAACCAGGTCAGAAGGTAACATCCAGGGTAGCCAGTATTTCCGGAGATTTTGTTTATATAAATCTCGATGGAAAAAGTGAAGGAGTGATAGACCTTAAAGAGTTCAAAGACGAACATGGGGGCTACACTGTGCAGGTAGATGATGAGATTGAGGCTTTTTTTGTAACTTTCCAAAATGGTGTGAAAAGATTGACAACCCTCAGACATGGTTTATCCACCCTTGATTTAAACGGCATACGTAATGCCTACGATGCTGATCTGCCGGTAAGTGGAAAGGTGGTAAGCGAACAAAAAGGCGGTTTCGAGATACACGTAGGTAAGGTACGGTGTTTCTGCCCTTTTTCTCAAATAGACCTCAAGGGAAGCCGTGAAAAGGATGCATATCTCGGTCAGACTTTTCCTTTCAAGGTGCTCGAATACGAAGAAGACGGCCGTAACATTATTCTTTCACGAAGAGCCCTCCTGGAAGAGGAGCAGCAGATTAAACGTGATAATATCAGGGAGACCCTTGAAGTTGGAATGGAGCTAACCGGAACGGTTCGGTCCATTCAAAGATTTGGTGCCTTTGTTGACCTTGGCGGCATTGATGGCCTCATTCCTTTAAGTGAGATAGGATGGGAGAGAATTGAAAAACCAGAAGATGCCCTGTATGTTGGGCAGGAAGTTACCGTAAGAATCATCGCCCTCGACTGGGAGAAGAACCGTCTCACCTTAAGCCTTAAGGCAACGCAACCGGATCCTTTTTTAAGTGCAGCGGAAAAATATCCCGTTGATAGTCTGGTCCACGGAACGATTGTGAGCCTTGCACCATATGGCGCCTTTGTTAACCTTGAACCAGGAGTGGACGGGTTGATTCATATCTCAAAATTTGGTGCAGGGAGACGGATCAAACACCCCAAAGAAGTTGTTGAGGTAGGTCAGCTTGTAGAAGTTTATGTTCGGGAAGTAGATATTAAGAGCAAAAGAATATCCCTTTCCATGGAACAAAAACTGGAATCCGAAATGATTGCCATGCCTCAGGTCGGCGATATCCTTGACGGCATTGTGGAGAAAGCCTTACCATCCGGTGTGCTCCTGAAGATGAACAACGGGATAGCCGGTTTTATACCCAACTCAGAGATGGGTACCCCTCGTGGTGCCAATCACAACAGGATGTTCCCTGTTGGAACGGGAATGCAGGTTATTGTAAAGGAAGTCGATGTAATCCGAAACAGGATGATCCTGAGCCGGAGTGGCGTGGCTGAAAAATTAGAGCAGGAAGAGCTTAGCCGGTACAGGGGTGAAGTCATGAAAGATGAGTCAACCGGAAGTGGTCTTGGCAACCTGGGAGAACTCCTAAGGGCTGCGATGGATAAGAACAACGAGACAAAAAAGCAGAAAGCAGGCGATAAAAAGGTCAAACCCCCGGCTTACACGTAA
- a CDS encoding twin-arginine translocase TatA/TatE family subunit, translating to MFGLGFPELVVILIIILLVFGAGKLPEIGGAIGKGIKSFKKATHEPEEKNVAPPKENKDQEKPS from the coding sequence ATGTTCGGTCTTGGATTTCCTGAACTTGTAGTCATATTGATTATAATCCTTTTGGTCTTCGGGGCAGGCAAGCTCCCGGAGATAGGAGGGGCAATCGGTAAGGGTATAAAGAGCTTTAAAAAGGCAACACATGAACCCGAGGAAAAGAATGTAGCCCCGCCAAAAGAGAATAAGGATCAGGAAAAACCCTCTTAA